The following coding sequences are from one Formosa haliotis window:
- the ftsA gene encoding cell division protein FtsA has translation MEHNIAVGLDIGTTKIVAMIGRKNDYGKLEILGIGRSKSLGVHRGVVSNITQTIQSIQQAVQEAEASAGTKIEGVTVGIAGQHIRSLQHSDYITRPNSETVIDETDIDKLINQVHKLVMLPGEEIIHVLPQEYKIDGQAEIKEPIGMHGGRLEANFHVVVGQVSSIRNIGRCIKSADLELERLTLEPLASANAVLSQEEKEAGVALIDIGGGTTDLAVFKDGIIRHTAVIPFGGNVITEDIKEGCSIIEKQAELLKIKFGSAWPGENKDNEIVSIPGLRGREPKEITLKNLSKIIHARVVEIVEQVFLEIKNYGHEEQKKKLIAGIVLTGGGAQLKHLKQLVEYITGMDTRIGYPNEHLAGDSNEDITSPLYATSVGLVLDGLKHQERKKRDARIEEIEEEEIQSATPISEEIIEEKEELKEIPREERKERRNFLDKFTDKIKDFLDNAE, from the coding sequence ATGGAACATAATATAGCAGTTGGATTAGATATTGGAACCACAAAAATTGTGGCCATGATTGGTCGTAAAAACGATTACGGAAAACTAGAAATTTTAGGTATTGGCCGATCTAAAAGTCTAGGAGTTCATCGTGGTGTGGTAAGTAATATTACACAAACTATTCAATCTATTCAGCAAGCCGTGCAAGAAGCAGAAGCCTCTGCTGGAACAAAAATAGAAGGAGTAACGGTAGGAATTGCAGGTCAGCATATACGAAGTTTACAACATAGCGATTATATAACCAGACCAAATTCTGAGACGGTAATTGATGAAACCGATATCGATAAACTAATCAATCAGGTTCATAAATTGGTGATGCTTCCTGGAGAAGAGATTATTCATGTGTTACCGCAAGAGTATAAAATTGATGGGCAGGCAGAAATTAAGGAACCGATTGGTATGCATGGCGGACGATTGGAAGCTAATTTTCATGTGGTTGTAGGTCAGGTTTCTTCTATTAGAAACATTGGGCGTTGTATAAAAAGTGCCGATTTAGAGTTAGAACGATTAACCTTAGAGCCTTTAGCGTCGGCTAACGCAGTGCTAAGTCAAGAGGAAAAAGAGGCAGGTGTTGCCCTAATCGATATAGGAGGGGGAACAACAGATTTGGCTGTTTTTAAAGATGGTATAATTCGTCATACAGCGGTTATCCCTTTTGGAGGAAACGTTATTACCGAAGACATAAAAGAAGGTTGTTCGATTATTGAAAAACAAGCCGAACTTTTAAAAATAAAATTTGGTTCTGCTTGGCCTGGAGAAAATAAAGACAACGAAATTGTTTCTATTCCTGGATTAAGAGGTAGAGAGCCTAAAGAAATTACACTGAAGAATTTATCGAAAATTATTCATGCGCGTGTAGTTGAAATCGTTGAACAGGTGTTTTTAGAAATTAAAAATTACGGTCACGAAGAACAGAAAAAGAAATTAATAGCAGGTATTGTACTAACAGGAGGAGGTGCGCAATTAAAGCATTTAAAGCAGTTGGTAGAATATATTACCGGGATGGACACCCGTATAGGGTATCCTAACGAGCATTTAGCAGGCGATAGTAATGAAGATATTACGAGTCCGTTATACGCTACAAGTGTCGGTTTAGTTTTAGACGGATTAAAACATCAAGAACGCAAAAAGCGGGATGCTAGAATAGAAGAAATTGAAGAAGAAGAAATTCAAAGTGCCACTCCAATTTCAGAAGAAATTATTGAAGAAAAAGAGGAGTTAAAAGAAATTCCTCGAGAAGAAAGGAAGGAGCGCCGAAATTTTTTGGACAAGTTTACGGACAAGATCAAAGATTTTTTGGACAACGCCGAATAG
- a CDS encoding cell division protein FtsQ/DivIB has translation MAIKVHWGYVKLVLLTAVVMFLFAFASVRNGHRKVSEPVIHFMGDHNLYITHENVSNLLIQNHEEVSNLSKETLDLNTLEFALNSNPLIKSAEVYVDVNGLLTVDIEQKKPIARVQDATSYYVDDEGGYMPLSTNYTARVPFVVGKIDKNNLGNVFKIAQKVYNDTFLKQHVVEIHQNEAQKMSLKLRQHDFEVYLGDLSQLDKKINNLKVFYKKALKEKTLNDYNKINLQFDNQVVCTKN, from the coding sequence ATGGCGATTAAAGTACATTGGGGATATGTTAAGTTGGTGCTGCTAACGGCTGTGGTAATGTTTTTATTTGCCTTCGCATCGGTACGAAATGGACATAGAAAAGTGTCGGAGCCAGTAATTCATTTTATGGGCGATCACAACTTGTATATTACCCATGAAAATGTTAGTAACTTGTTAATACAAAATCATGAAGAGGTTTCCAATTTGAGTAAAGAAACTCTAGATTTGAATACATTAGAATTTGCCCTGAATTCGAATCCATTAATTAAATCTGCAGAAGTTTATGTAGACGTAAACGGCTTACTAACAGTAGATATAGAACAGAAAAAACCTATTGCACGCGTTCAAGATGCAACGTCGTATTATGTAGATGATGAAGGTGGTTACATGCCTTTGTCGACTAACTATACTGCGCGTGTACCTTTTGTTGTGGGAAAAATTGATAAAAATAATTTAGGTAATGTTTTTAAAATCGCCCAGAAAGTTTATAATGATACCTTCTTAAAACAACATGTCGTTGAGATTCATCAAAATGAAGCTCAAAAAATGTCTTTAAAATTAAGACAACATGATTTTGAAGTGTATTTAGGCGATTTAAGTCAGTTAGATAAAAAAATAAATAATCTAAAAGTGTTTTATAAGAAGGCTTTAAAAGAGAAAACTCTTAATGATTATAATAAAATTAATTTGCAATTCGATAACCAAGTGGTGTGCACCAAAAACTAA
- the murC gene encoding UDP-N-acetylmuramate--L-alanine ligase, with the protein MNLDSIHNVYFIGIGGIGMSALARYFKANNMNVAGYDKTPSDVTRDLEALGIKVHFEDSIANVDEPFLNYDRTLVVYTPAVPKDNMELVYFKNNKSFSVLKRSEVLGLITKNTFCLAVAGTHGKTTTTSILAHLLYQCDVPLTAFLGGISENYNSNYISKGTTVSVVEADEFDRSFLTLSPDLACITSMDADHLDIYGEAEALQESFVEFSKKIKENGMLFVKNGLPLKGITYGIEDDSDYTAQNIKIENGAYVFDVKTPKNLIKNIQFNLPGRHNLSNALIALAMAVEYGCPQPQLAKALALYKGVKRRFTYHIKSENIIYIDDYAHHPEEIKAVYQAIREMYPDRKVMAVFQPHLFSRTRDFVDDFASSLSSFDEVLLLDIYPARELPIEGVSSEWLLGKIKNENKELVSKSNLISKIKASKAQVIVTMGAGDIGEEVKHIKTALNGD; encoded by the coding sequence ATGAATTTAGACAGCATACATAACGTTTATTTTATTGGCATTGGCGGCATAGGCATGAGTGCTTTGGCGCGCTATTTTAAAGCTAATAATATGAATGTTGCTGGCTACGATAAAACACCAAGCGATGTTACTCGCGATTTGGAAGCGTTAGGAATTAAAGTGCATTTTGAAGATTCTATAGCGAATGTAGACGAGCCATTTTTAAATTACGATAGAACTTTGGTGGTTTATACCCCTGCCGTGCCAAAAGATAATATGGAGTTGGTGTATTTTAAGAATAATAAAAGTTTCTCGGTTTTAAAGCGTTCGGAAGTTTTAGGGCTAATTACTAAAAACACCTTTTGTTTGGCGGTGGCAGGTACACATGGTAAAACAACCACCACGAGTATCTTAGCGCATTTGTTGTATCAGTGCGATGTGCCTTTAACGGCGTTTTTAGGTGGTATTAGTGAAAATTACAACTCGAATTACATCTCTAAAGGAACTACGGTTTCTGTAGTTGAGGCTGATGAATTTGATCGTTCATTTTTAACCTTATCTCCAGATCTAGCATGTATAACTTCTATGGATGCCGATCATTTAGATATTTATGGAGAAGCAGAAGCTTTGCAAGAATCTTTTGTTGAATTTTCGAAAAAAATAAAAGAGAATGGCATGTTGTTTGTTAAAAATGGTTTGCCTTTAAAAGGAATTACATACGGTATTGAAGATGATTCCGACTATACCGCGCAAAATATAAAAATAGAGAATGGTGCTTATGTGTTTGATGTAAAAACACCTAAAAACCTGATTAAAAATATTCAATTTAACCTACCTGGTAGACATAATTTGTCGAATGCATTAATAGCCCTGGCGATGGCTGTAGAGTATGGTTGCCCTCAACCACAGCTCGCCAAGGCGTTAGCATTATATAAAGGGGTTAAAAGACGATTTACATATCATATTAAATCGGAAAATATAATTTATATAGACGATTACGCACACCACCCGGAAGAGATTAAGGCGGTGTATCAAGCCATTCGTGAAATGTATCCAGACCGGAAAGTAATGGCTGTGTTTCAGCCACATTTATTCAGTAGAACACGAGATTTTGTAGATGATTTTGCTAGCAGCCTATCGTCTTTTGATGAGGTTCTGTTATTAGATATTTACCCAGCAAGAGAATTGCCAATAGAAGGTGTTTCATCGGAATGGTTATTAGGCAAAATAAAAAATGAAAATAAAGAGTTGGTTTCTAAATCAAATCTTATTTCAAAAATAAAAGCAAGCAAAGCTCAGGTTATTGTAACTATGGGTGCTGGCGATATAGGAGAGGAAGTTAAACATATAAAAACGGCATTAAATGGCGATTAA
- the murG gene encoding undecaprenyldiphospho-muramoylpentapeptide beta-N-acetylglucosaminyltransferase, whose product MSKTYRIILSGGGTGGHIYPAIAIANELKQRHPDAKFLFVGAKDRMEMEKVPQAGYDIEGLWISGIQRELTLKNLMFPFKLISSLLAAGKIIRQFKPDVVIGTGGFASGPLLQVASGKKIPSLIQEQNSFPGITNKLLSKKVQKICVAYDGLERFFPKEKIIKTGNPVRQSLLEINSKTEEAKAFFGLVSEKKTLLVLGGSLGSKRINELIEKELDFLQMRNVQVIWQCGKLYYDTYKIYNNTKNVQVHAYLNNMDFAYAAADIIISRAGAGSVSELCIVGKPVIFIPSPNVAEDHQTKNAMAIVKEQAAMLIQESDLDVDFENKFSQLIESKDKQIGLSENIKQLALVNATKDIVNEVEKLLNI is encoded by the coding sequence ATGAGTAAAACATATCGTATCATATTATCTGGAGGAGGAACTGGGGGGCATATTTACCCGGCGATTGCGATTGCGAACGAATTGAAGCAGCGTCATCCCGATGCTAAATTTCTATTTGTGGGAGCAAAAGATAGAATGGAAATGGAAAAAGTGCCACAAGCAGGTTACGATATAGAGGGACTTTGGATTTCGGGGATTCAGCGTGAGTTGACTTTAAAAAATTTAATGTTTCCGTTTAAGCTTATCAGTAGTTTGTTGGCGGCAGGAAAAATAATCAGGCAGTTTAAACCAGATGTTGTTATTGGTACCGGAGGATTTGCTAGTGGTCCCTTATTACAAGTGGCTTCTGGGAAAAAGATTCCGAGTTTAATTCAAGAACAGAATTCTTTTCCAGGAATAACCAATAAGTTATTGTCGAAAAAGGTTCAGAAAATTTGTGTGGCTTACGATGGTTTGGAGCGCTTTTTTCCGAAAGAAAAAATTATAAAAACAGGAAATCCTGTGCGTCAAAGTTTGTTGGAGATTAATTCTAAAACAGAAGAAGCGAAAGCCTTTTTCGGATTGGTTTCAGAAAAAAAGACCTTGTTAGTTTTAGGTGGTAGTTTAGGCTCTAAACGAATTAATGAGCTTATAGAGAAAGAACTCGATTTTTTACAAATGCGCAATGTTCAAGTTATTTGGCAATGCGGTAAGTTGTATTACGATACCTATAAAATTTATAATAACACTAAAAATGTACAAGTACACGCCTATTTAAATAATATGGATTTTGCCTATGCTGCAGCAGATATTATTATCTCTAGAGCAGGAGCAGGTTCTGTTTCAGAATTATGCATCGTAGGGAAACCTGTAATATTTATACCGTCGCCAAATGTTGCCGAAGATCATCAAACTAAAAATGCGATGGCTATAGTTAAAGAACAAGCGGCGATGTTAATTCAAGAAAGCGATTTAGATGTCGATTTTGAAAACAAGTTTTCTCAATTAATAGAATCGAAAGATAAGCAAATTGGGTTAAGTGAAAATATTAAGCAGTTGGCTCTTGTAAATGCTACAAAAGACATTGTAAACGAAGTAGAAAAACTATTAAATATCTAA
- a CDS encoding FtsW/RodA/SpoVE family cell cycle protein, with the protein MQEFFKKLKGDRSVWAIAALLALFSFLPVYSAASNLAYLHGSGNTFSFFIKHLMHLGVGFFIMYAAHLMPYRYLRGLSMVFIPVVLVLLALTMMQGTTIDGANASRWIQIPIVGMSFQTSTFASVVLMVYVARYMSKMADTKITFKDSILPLWLPVFLVIMLILPANFSTAALIFLIVLTLVFLGGYPLKYLALIVGMGVLSLAMFVLVAKAFPEAMPNRIDTWMSRIENFSNGEDTEEDYQIEKAKIAIASGGVKGVGPGKSVQKNFLPQSSSDFIFAIIIEEYGLIGGVILMAMYMMLLFRIIIISHHAKTVFGTLVVLGVGLPIVIQALINMAVAVELFPVTGQTLPLISSGGTSIWMTCLAIGIILSVSARSEVSAKEEEIDEENPLEILSEAI; encoded by the coding sequence ATGCAAGAATTTTTTAAAAAATTAAAAGGAGATCGATCGGTTTGGGCAATTGCTGCATTATTGGCGTTGTTCTCGTTTCTACCGGTGTATAGTGCGGCAAGTAATTTGGCGTATTTGCACGGTAGCGGTAATACTTTTAGTTTTTTTATTAAGCACCTCATGCATTTAGGGGTTGGTTTTTTTATAATGTATGCAGCGCATTTAATGCCGTATCGCTATTTAAGAGGACTGTCTATGGTGTTTATACCTGTGGTTTTAGTGTTGTTGGCGCTTACCATGATGCAGGGCACAACTATAGATGGGGCTAATGCTAGTAGGTGGATACAGATTCCTATTGTAGGTATGTCGTTTCAAACATCAACATTTGCATCGGTGGTGCTTATGGTGTATGTGGCGCGATACATGTCTAAAATGGCAGATACAAAAATTACATTTAAAGATTCAATTTTACCATTGTGGTTACCTGTTTTCTTAGTGATTATGTTAATTTTGCCGGCTAATTTTTCGACAGCAGCTTTAATTTTTCTTATCGTGCTGACTTTGGTGTTTTTAGGCGGTTATCCACTTAAATATTTGGCTTTAATTGTTGGTATGGGGGTCTTGTCTTTAGCCATGTTTGTATTGGTTGCGAAGGCATTTCCAGAAGCTATGCCAAACCGAATAGACACTTGGATGAGTCGTATCGAGAATTTTTCTAATGGCGAAGATACCGAGGAAGATTATCAGATTGAAAAAGCAAAAATTGCGATTGCATCGGGAGGTGTAAAGGGTGTTGGTCCTGGGAAAAGTGTTCAGAAGAATTTTTTACCACAATCTTCATCCGATTTTATTTTTGCCATAATTATTGAAGAATATGGCTTAATAGGGGGCGTGATTTTAATGGCTATGTATATGATGTTATTGTTCAGAATCATTATAATCTCGCATCACGCCAAAACTGTTTTTGGTACGCTAGTCGTACTCGGGGTAGGTTTACCTATCGTAATTCAGGCCTTAATAAATATGGCGGTTGCTGTGGAATTATTCCCAGTAACGGGGCAAACTCTGCCGTTAATAAGTAGTGGAGGAACATCGATTTGGATGACCTGTTTGGCAATAGGAATTATTTTAAGTGTAAGTGCTAGAAGCGAAGTTTCGGCAAAAGAAGAAGAAATAGACGAAGAAAATCCGTTAGAAATTTTATCGGAAGCAATATAA
- the murD gene encoding UDP-N-acetylmuramoyl-L-alanine--D-glutamate ligase, with protein sequence MKRLVILGGGESGVGTALLGKAKGFEVFVSDKGIIKDKYKNVLINNEIDWEESQHTESKILNADLVMKSPGIPDKVPLVKALKEKGVPVISEIEFAAQFTNANIVGITGSNGKTTTASLAYHILKQELNVGLAGNIGDSFAKQVLEDDFENYVLEISSFQLDGVVDFKPHIAVITNITPDHLDRYNYNFEEYIASKFRIVMNQTKDDYLIYDADDEVLVDWLNQHPIQSQLLPFSLVKPIENGAYLDKENIKITIDNNQIIMPTRDLTLEGKHNVKNAMAASTVAHLLKIRKQTIRESLENFQGVEHRLEQVLKINKVQYINDSKATNVNATYFALESMSAPTVWIVGGEDKGNSYETLFPFVNEKVKAIICLGVNNEKLLEKFSNMVDVIVETQFMSEAVKIAYKLAEAGDNVLLSPACASFDLFENYEDRGRQFKDAVRNL encoded by the coding sequence ATGAAGCGGTTGGTGATTTTAGGAGGAGGAGAAAGTGGTGTTGGTACAGCGCTTTTAGGAAAAGCAAAAGGATTTGAGGTGTTTGTTTCGGATAAAGGAATTATAAAAGACAAATACAAAAACGTTCTTATAAATAATGAGATTGATTGGGAAGAATCACAGCACACAGAGTCAAAAATTCTGAATGCAGATTTGGTTATGAAAAGCCCTGGAATTCCAGATAAAGTGCCTTTGGTAAAAGCGTTAAAAGAAAAGGGCGTTCCGGTAATTTCAGAAATTGAATTTGCGGCCCAGTTTACCAATGCGAATATCGTTGGAATAACGGGGAGTAATGGTAAAACTACTACAGCGAGTCTAGCGTACCACATTTTAAAACAAGAATTAAATGTGGGTTTGGCGGGAAATATAGGTGATAGTTTTGCGAAGCAAGTTTTAGAAGATGATTTCGAAAACTATGTGTTAGAAATTAGCAGTTTTCAATTAGATGGAGTGGTAGATTTTAAACCACATATTGCTGTAATCACCAATATTACTCCAGATCATTTAGATCGGTATAATTACAATTTTGAGGAATACATCGCTTCAAAATTTAGAATAGTAATGAATCAAACAAAAGATGATTATTTGATTTATGATGCCGACGATGAGGTGTTAGTCGATTGGTTAAATCAGCATCCAATTCAATCACAATTATTACCATTTTCATTAGTAAAACCAATAGAAAATGGCGCGTATTTAGACAAAGAAAATATTAAAATAACAATAGATAATAACCAGATAATTATGCCAACAAGAGACCTAACGTTAGAAGGTAAACATAATGTAAAAAATGCAATGGCAGCTTCAACGGTGGCGCACTTATTAAAAATAAGAAAGCAAACCATTCGTGAAAGTTTAGAAAATTTTCAGGGGGTAGAACACCGTCTTGAGCAGGTTTTAAAAATTAATAAAGTTCAATATATAAACGATTCTAAGGCAACCAATGTAAATGCAACATATTTTGCGTTAGAGAGCATGTCTGCTCCTACAGTATGGATTGTTGGTGGAGAAGATAAAGGGAATAGTTACGAAACATTATTTCCGTTTGTGAACGAAAAAGTAAAAGCCATTATTTGCTTAGGAGTTAATAATGAGAAATTGTTAGAGAAATTTAGCAATATGGTTGATGTTATTGTGGAAACACAATTTATGAGCGAAGCTGTAAAAATAGCTTATAAGCTGGCAGAAGCGGGCGACAATGTGTTATTGTCTCCAGCTTGCGCAAGTTTTGACTTATTTGAGAATTACGAAGATAGAGGAAGGCAATTTAAAGACGCAGTTAGAAATTTATAA
- the mraY gene encoding phospho-N-acetylmuramoyl-pentapeptide-transferase has product MLYYFFEYLEQHYQFPGASLFGFITFRAAVAVIMSLLISTIYGKRIIRYLQRQQVGESIRDLGLEGQVEKAGTPTMGGIIIILATLIPVVLLSKLDNVYILLLIVTTLWMGTIGFIDDYIKKFKNDKEGLKGKFKVLGQVGLGLIVGTTLYFHPEVTVKEKIPLAQQEIVIAQGGTPKQFNEEEKSTKTTIPFVKSNEFDYADLITWINPNLAKYAWLLFIPIVIFIITAVSNGANLTDGIDGLAAGTSVIIVFTLGIFAWVSGNIIFSDYLNIMYIPRVEEITIYIAAFTGALIGFLWYNTYPAQVFMGDTGSLTIGGIIAVIAIAVRKEWLIPVLCGIFLAENLSVVMQVSYFKYTRKKYGEGRRIFKMSPLHHHYQKSGYHESKIVTRFWIIGILLAIISVVTLKIR; this is encoded by the coding sequence ATGTTATATTATTTTTTCGAATATTTAGAGCAACATTATCAGTTTCCAGGAGCCTCATTATTTGGGTTTATAACCTTTCGTGCGGCAGTAGCTGTAATTATGTCTTTACTTATTTCTACCATTTACGGAAAGCGAATTATTCGCTATTTACAACGTCAGCAAGTAGGCGAATCTATTCGTGATTTAGGATTAGAAGGTCAAGTTGAGAAAGCGGGAACACCAACTATGGGTGGAATTATAATTATTCTAGCAACGCTTATACCTGTAGTTTTATTATCGAAACTAGATAATGTGTATATCCTGTTACTGATAGTGACTACGCTCTGGATGGGAACCATTGGGTTTATAGACGATTATATAAAGAAGTTTAAAAACGATAAAGAAGGTTTAAAAGGGAAGTTTAAAGTATTAGGTCAGGTTGGTTTAGGGCTAATCGTAGGGACAACCTTATACTTTCATCCGGAAGTGACGGTTAAAGAGAAAATTCCGTTAGCGCAACAAGAAATCGTAATTGCACAAGGCGGTACGCCGAAACAGTTTAACGAGGAGGAAAAGTCGACCAAAACTACTATTCCTTTCGTGAAATCGAATGAGTTTGATTATGCCGATTTAATTACTTGGATTAATCCAAACTTGGCTAAATACGCCTGGTTACTATTTATTCCTATTGTGATTTTTATAATTACTGCAGTGTCTAATGGAGCCAATTTAACCGATGGCATAGATGGCCTCGCGGCAGGGACGTCCGTCATTATAGTTTTCACTTTGGGGATTTTTGCTTGGGTATCGGGTAACATCATATTTTCCGATTATCTCAATATTATGTACATCCCAAGAGTCGAAGAAATTACTATTTATATCGCGGCTTTTACAGGAGCACTAATAGGATTTTTATGGTATAATACCTATCCGGCGCAAGTGTTTATGGGAGATACAGGAAGTTTAACAATAGGAGGTATAATTGCCGTAATTGCTATTGCAGTTAGAAAGGAGTGGTTAATTCCTGTGTTATGCGGAATCTTTTTGGCCGAGAATCTATCTGTAGTTATGCAAGTAAGCTACTTTAAGTATACACGAAAAAAATATGGCGAAGGCCGACGCATTTTTAAAATGTCGCCTTTGCATCATCACTACCAAAAATCAGGATATCACGAAAGTAAAATTGTTACCCGTTTTTGGATTATAGGAATATTGCTAGCCATCATTTCTGTTGTAACTCTAAAAATTAGATAG
- a CDS encoding UDP-N-acetylmuramoyl-L-alanyl-D-glutamate--2,6-diaminopimelate ligase, which translates to MSLLKDILYKVAIDAVVGTTNVHVNNIAFDSRKIELNDVFVAISGTLADGHEFIETAINNGALVVVCEHFPVEKINGVTYIQVTDTKVALAIMASNFYNNPSENLKLIGITGTNGKTTIATLLYQLFKNAGYKVGLLSTVKILIDDKEYKATHTTPDSLSINSYLSMMNVEGVEYCFMEVSSHGIHQKRTEGLHFVGGVFTNLSHDHLDYHNSFAEYRDVKKSFFDELPKTAFAVVNVDDKNGEVMLQNTKAQKYTYALKNYADYKAQILENQFTGLLLKINDNEVWSRIIGRFNAYNLLAIYSVADLLGLEKEEVLRLISGLESVSGRFQYVISETKITAIVDYAHTPDALQNVLETINSIRTSNEDLITVVGCGGNRDKTKRPKMGHIASALSTKVIFTSDNPRDEVPEDIIEAIEKGVEPIHFKKTMSIVDRRQAIKTACQLAQPNDIILIAGKGHETYQEIKGERFDFNDLEIVKDYLKQLEK; encoded by the coding sequence GTGAGTTTATTAAAAGACATATTGTATAAGGTTGCTATTGATGCCGTTGTTGGAACAACGAATGTGCATGTTAATAATATTGCTTTCGATTCTCGAAAAATAGAATTGAACGATGTGTTTGTGGCTATTTCTGGAACTTTGGCAGATGGTCATGAGTTTATTGAAACGGCTATTAATAACGGAGCTTTGGTTGTGGTTTGCGAGCATTTTCCAGTAGAGAAAATCAATGGAGTCACTTACATTCAGGTAACCGATACTAAAGTAGCGCTAGCTATAATGGCGTCGAACTTTTATAATAATCCGTCAGAGAATTTAAAGCTCATAGGAATTACAGGGACCAATGGAAAAACAACCATTGCCACACTTTTATATCAGTTATTTAAAAATGCTGGATATAAAGTAGGATTGCTTTCAACCGTTAAAATTTTAATTGACGACAAAGAATATAAAGCCACGCATACAACACCAGATTCTTTAAGTATCAATTCGTACTTAAGTATGATGAATGTTGAAGGTGTTGAGTACTGCTTTATGGAAGTAAGTTCGCACGGAATTCATCAAAAACGTACAGAAGGACTTCATTTTGTGGGAGGTGTGTTTACTAATTTATCTCACGACCATTTAGATTATCATAATTCATTTGCAGAATATCGCGATGTTAAAAAATCGTTTTTCGATGAGTTGCCAAAAACGGCGTTCGCTGTAGTAAATGTAGATGATAAAAATGGAGAGGTCATGCTTCAAAATACAAAAGCGCAGAAATATACCTATGCCCTTAAAAATTACGCCGATTATAAAGCTCAAATCCTAGAAAATCAATTTACAGGTTTACTGCTTAAGATTAATGATAACGAAGTTTGGTCTAGAATTATAGGGCGGTTCAATGCTTATAATTTGTTGGCTATTTACAGTGTTGCAGATTTATTAGGTTTAGAAAAGGAGGAGGTTTTAAGACTTATTAGTGGATTAGAAAGTGTTAGCGGGCGATTTCAATATGTGATTTCCGAAACTAAAATAACTGCAATTGTAGATTATGCGCATACTCCAGATGCTTTGCAAAATGTGTTAGAAACCATAAACAGCATTCGCACGAGTAATGAAGATTTAATAACTGTAGTAGGGTGTGGTGGAAATCGAGATAAAACAAAGCGTCCAAAAATGGGACATATTGCCTCTGCTTTAAGTACAAAAGTGATTTTTACGAGCGATAATCCTAGAGATGAAGTTCCAGAAGACATTATTGAAGCTATAGAAAAGGGAGTAGAGCCAATTCATTTTAAAAAAACGATGTCTATTGTAGATAGACGTCAAGCTATAAAAACGGCGTGCCAATTGGCGCAACCAAACGATATTATATTAATTGCCGGTAAAGGTCATGAGACCTATCAGGAAATTAAAGGAGAACGATTCGATTTTAACGATTTAGAAATTGTAAAAGACTATTTAAAACAGCTAGAGAAGTAA